A region of Halalkaliarchaeum desulfuricum DNA encodes the following proteins:
- a CDS encoding histone deacetylase family protein: MQFGYSDTCLDHDTGPRHPENPDRLRAIRRRLAKRHGVVYREAPPADRGTVAAVHDPAYVDEVREFADRGGGNWDADTVASEATWEAALASAGLAQWAVREAMDGASGRETPFSLGRPPGHHAIEDDAMGFCFFNNAAIAAQTALESDSVDRVAIFDWDVHHGNGTQDLFYDRGDVFYASIHEDGLYPGTGGAEETGIGPGARTTLNVPFSAGADDADYQYAITEAIVPAFESFDPDLLIVSAGFDAHRHDPISRMRVSTEGYALFTKLLRRFGDRTSTPLAFVLEGGYGLETLSDGVAAVHETFDGRDPAIGEEEPSADAKATVDGVVDRLE; this comes from the coding sequence ATGCAATTCGGTTACAGCGACACCTGTCTCGACCACGACACCGGCCCGCGGCACCCGGAGAACCCCGACCGGCTGCGCGCGATCCGGCGTCGGCTCGCGAAACGACACGGCGTCGTCTACCGCGAGGCTCCCCCGGCCGACAGGGGAACTGTGGCCGCGGTTCACGACCCGGCATACGTCGACGAAGTCAGAGAGTTCGCCGACCGCGGCGGCGGCAACTGGGACGCCGACACCGTCGCCAGCGAGGCCACCTGGGAGGCCGCACTCGCGTCGGCGGGGCTGGCCCAGTGGGCGGTCAGGGAGGCGATGGACGGGGCCAGCGGGCGGGAGACGCCGTTCTCGCTCGGCCGACCGCCGGGTCATCACGCGATCGAGGACGACGCCATGGGGTTTTGCTTCTTCAACAACGCCGCCATCGCCGCCCAGACGGCGCTGGAGTCGGATTCCGTCGACCGGGTTGCGATCTTCGATTGGGACGTCCACCACGGCAACGGCACCCAGGACCTCTTTTACGATCGCGGGGACGTCTTTTATGCGTCGATTCACGAGGACGGCCTGTATCCCGGCACCGGTGGGGCCGAGGAAACCGGCATCGGGCCGGGGGCGAGGACGACACTGAACGTCCCGTTCTCGGCCGGCGCCGACGACGCCGACTATCAGTATGCGATCACCGAGGCGATCGTGCCGGCGTTCGAGTCGTTCGATCCGGACCTCCTGATCGTGTCGGCGGGCTTCGACGCCCACAGACACGACCCGATCTCCCGGATGCGCGTCTCGACGGAGGGATACGCGCTGTTTACGAAACTCCTCCGCCGGTTCGGCGATCGGACGTCGACACCGCTCGCGTTCGTCCTCGAGGGAGGCTACGGTCTGGAGACGCTTTCCGACGGCGTCGCGGCCGTCCACGAGACGTTCGACGGCCGGGATCCGGCCATCGGCGAGGAGGAACCGTCCGCGGACGCGAAAGCGACCGTCGACGGCGTCGTAGACCGGCTCGAGTGA
- a CDS encoding DUF7388 family protein: MSDEKRRREKATDDSAVPDGGAATTGSGGTSATGQSTAPAVVRADLDAVALKPTECDVRRGLDVPLGQVMIDYEGLGEAPELSALSALAKEKDVRVTTPVRADGYDPLGDNSRIAALPSGVGRVIVAGHPAYLSEEETRRAVAPRFDAAKTEAPDAWIGTEGVERLALAAGGTQYELLSESTERDIRALHAAGFDGEIAVYAPTVLTDHEDEVLDAVGAYAARRKPVSRALPDGASTDSSATGRAREVLSAAVRDYALVGDPETVSDRVGALRAAGADVVVGYPARDVDEFCR, from the coding sequence ATGAGTGACGAAAAGCGCCGCCGCGAGAAGGCGACAGACGACAGCGCCGTTCCAGACGGCGGCGCTGCCACGACCGGCTCCGGCGGGACGTCCGCCACGGGACAGTCGACGGCTCCGGCTGTCGTCCGCGCGGATCTCGACGCCGTAGCCCTCAAACCGACCGAATGTGACGTCCGCCGCGGGTTGGACGTTCCGCTGGGGCAGGTGATGATCGACTACGAGGGTCTCGGGGAGGCGCCGGAGCTGTCGGCACTGTCGGCGCTCGCAAAAGAAAAGGACGTGAGAGTCACGACCCCAGTGCGCGCCGACGGGTACGACCCGCTGGGCGACAACAGCCGGATCGCTGCGCTCCCGTCCGGCGTCGGACGCGTGATCGTGGCCGGACATCCCGCGTACCTCTCCGAGGAGGAGACACGTCGCGCCGTCGCGCCGCGGTTCGACGCGGCGAAAACGGAAGCCCCCGACGCGTGGATCGGCACGGAGGGCGTCGAACGGCTCGCGCTCGCCGCCGGCGGGACCCAGTACGAACTGCTCTCGGAGTCGACCGAGCGCGACATCCGGGCGCTCCATGCGGCGGGGTTCGACGGTGAAATCGCGGTGTACGCGCCGACCGTGCTGACCGACCACGAGGACGAGGTCCTCGACGCCGTCGGGGCGTACGCCGCCCGACGGAAACCCGTCTCCCGGGCGCTTCCCGACGGCGCGTCGACGGACTCGTCGGCGACGGGCCGGGCACGCGAGGTGCTGTCGGCCGCGGTGCGGGACTACGCACTCGTCGGCGATCCCGAGACGGTCAGCGATCGGGTCGGTGCGCTCCGGGCGGCCGGCGCCGACGTCGTCGTCGGCTATCCCGCACGCGACGTCGACGAGTTCTGTCGGTGA
- a CDS encoding TIGR00341 family protein, with translation MRLVQITIPSGKQQAVLDTLEEEGIDYVLTDETSSREATSVVTFPVPKSAVEHVLEQLREVGIDESTYTVIVSAETVISRHFDELSEKYAEEEDHSEELISREELTTKAEELARSTPTYVIMTVVSAVIATAGLLLDSPATVVGSMVIAPLIGPAMSASIGTVVDDQELFRQGVRMQALGIGLSIGASALFASFLRATNLVPPGIDLLELSEVAERVAPNVLALAVALGAGVAGILSLTTGVSSALVGVMIAVALIPPAATAGLGIAYMDPSLAFGSTILVFVNVLSINFAALLVLWYEGYRPKSWFREEQARSAMLKRAAMLAVAIAVLSMFLGGVTYDGYVAATTEQEIRDGVADELAAVDDSLSLVELDIRRTGTIPPQTTERVVVTVGYPPGDPPDPLAERLDARIEAVTGTDVTVEVRYVLRETT, from the coding sequence GTGCGACTCGTCCAGATCACGATTCCATCGGGCAAACAGCAGGCGGTGCTCGATACGCTCGAGGAGGAAGGAATCGACTACGTGTTGACCGACGAGACGAGCAGTCGGGAAGCCACTTCGGTCGTTACGTTCCCGGTGCCGAAGTCGGCGGTCGAACACGTCCTCGAACAGCTTCGCGAGGTCGGAATCGACGAGTCGACGTACACGGTCATCGTCAGCGCCGAAACGGTCATCTCCCGGCACTTCGACGAACTCTCCGAGAAATACGCCGAAGAGGAGGACCACAGCGAAGAGCTGATCTCCCGGGAGGAACTCACGACCAAGGCCGAAGAGCTGGCGCGTTCGACCCCGACGTACGTGATCATGACGGTCGTTTCGGCGGTGATCGCGACGGCGGGGCTGCTGCTCGACTCCCCGGCGACGGTCGTAGGATCGATGGTGATCGCCCCCCTGATCGGGCCGGCGATGTCCGCCAGCATCGGCACAGTCGTCGACGACCAGGAACTGTTCCGCCAGGGCGTTCGCATGCAAGCGCTTGGGATCGGCCTTTCGATCGGCGCGAGCGCGCTGTTCGCCAGTTTTCTCCGGGCGACCAACCTGGTCCCGCCGGGGATCGATCTGCTCGAACTCTCGGAGGTCGCAGAGCGGGTCGCCCCGAACGTGCTCGCGCTGGCAGTCGCACTGGGAGCCGGCGTCGCCGGGATCCTGTCGCTGACGACCGGCGTCTCCTCTGCGCTGGTGGGCGTGATGATCGCTGTCGCGCTCATCCCGCCTGCCGCAACCGCCGGGCTGGGGATCGCCTACATGGACCCGTCACTCGCGTTCGGTTCCACGATCCTGGTGTTCGTGAACGTGCTGTCGATCAACTTCGCCGCCCTGCTCGTGCTGTGGTATGAAGGGTACCGCCCGAAAAGCTGGTTCCGGGAGGAACAGGCCCGCTCGGCGATGCTCAAACGGGCTGCAATGCTCGCCGTGGCGATCGCCGTCCTATCAATGTTCCTCGGCGGTGTCACCTACGACGGCTACGTCGCAGCCACGACCGAACAGGAGATCCGGGACGGGGTTGCAGACGAACTCGCCGCAGTCGACGACTCCCTGTCGCTCGTGGAGCTCGACATCCGACGGACCGGGACGATTCCGCCACAAACGACCGAACGTGTCGTGGTCACGGTCGGCTATCCGCCCGGCGATCCTCCCGATCCGCTGGCCGAACGGCTCGATGCCCGCATCGAGGCGGTGACAGGTACTGACGTCACCGTCGAGGTGCGGTATGTCCTGCGAGAAACGACCTGA
- a CDS encoding NOG1 family protein: MIFEDLPTTPRAEELIDKAFSRAARAGRAKGGLEAQQSMLTTAGNILSDNLENVVTDWPDFEHEVDPFYRELADAIVGVDELRQSLSRITWASRQVGSIRNEYQSKLRKTDVDTARKHRKQAFARMADVVRQIEEDLKMVGEARDALKNLPDVRTDEPAIVVAGYPNVGKSSFVNDVTRASNEIARYPFTTKGVQLGHFTRDHIRYQIVDTPGLLDRPEEERNEIEQQAVSALEHLADVVVFLVDASGSCGYPLESQLALRDELEDRFSRRGIELLTVCNKSDRSTDVEADAYMSLETGENVDRVLEMAVEAIEFEGELPPSRQE; the protein is encoded by the coding sequence ATGATATTCGAGGACCTCCCGACGACGCCGCGAGCGGAGGAACTCATCGACAAGGCGTTCTCCCGGGCGGCGCGGGCCGGCCGCGCGAAGGGCGGCCTGGAGGCCCAGCAGTCGATGCTCACGACGGCGGGGAACATCCTCTCGGACAACCTCGAGAACGTCGTCACCGACTGGCCCGACTTCGAGCACGAGGTCGATCCGTTCTACCGCGAACTCGCCGACGCGATCGTCGGCGTCGACGAACTCCGCCAGTCGCTGTCGCGGATCACCTGGGCGAGCCGACAGGTGGGATCGATCCGCAACGAGTACCAGTCGAAGCTTCGAAAGACCGACGTCGACACCGCGCGAAAGCACCGCAAGCAGGCGTTCGCCCGAATGGCAGACGTGGTGCGACAGATCGAGGAAGATCTCAAAATGGTGGGAGAGGCCCGTGACGCGCTGAAGAACCTCCCGGATGTCCGGACCGACGAGCCCGCGATCGTCGTCGCCGGCTACCCGAACGTCGGCAAGTCCTCGTTCGTCAACGACGTCACGCGCGCCTCCAACGAGATCGCGCGGTACCCCTTCACGACGAAGGGCGTCCAGCTGGGGCACTTCACGCGAGACCACATCAGATACCAGATCGTCGACACGCCGGGGCTGCTCGACCGTCCCGAGGAGGAACGGAACGAGATCGAACAGCAGGCGGTCAGCGCGCTGGAACATCTCGCCGACGTCGTGGTGTTCCTCGTGGACGCGAGCGGGTCGTGTGGCTACCCCCTGGAATCGCAGCTCGCGCTCCGTGACGAACTCGAGGATCGCTTTTCCCGGCGGGGGATCGAGCTGCTCACGGTGTGTAACAAAAGCGACCGGTCGACCGACGTCGAGGCGGACGCGTACATGAGCCTCGAGACGGGCGAGAACGTCGATCGAGTGCTGGAGATGGCCGTCGAGGCCATCGAGTTCGAGGGCGAACTCCCGCCGTCGCGTCAGGAGTAA
- a CDS encoding HEAT repeat domain-containing protein, with product MPAPGHGPDGRPDPEREGSTARHDRTDGGDPRHPSFDQVQGLVVDPDAVPVRTTASGTDGDSATDRYRTGGGKRTTDRDQTTDQDRTGDEEIRAESASDEPSLTPREYVVRVHELVYRDPAAAGDRIGDLLVLASEGDTDVRQMAGETLAWLGERRSREFEVWADDLAAFAETQDPELAFFGIRALAQLGSDHEEAAAKGLKPAVRRLGSDHEDLQAASLALVAEVGPARADAIGDADRPIAASLRANSERIRTGAAIAAGNLLAESPQRFPRTSMALVEALSDPDDDVRTYAHVALVAFAREHPSVVPEKETALSALDATDDADLGLKDGAVAEAENALLRELAGYR from the coding sequence ATGCCGGCACCGGGACACGGTCCGGACGGGCGACCGGACCCAGAGAGGGAAGGATCGACTGCCCGACACGACCGAACCGACGGCGGAGACCCCCGCCACCCGTCGTTCGATCAGGTCCAGGGTCTGGTCGTCGATCCGGACGCCGTGCCCGTTCGAACGACTGCAAGCGGGACCGACGGCGACAGCGCTACGGATCGGTATCGAACGGGTGGCGGGAAACGGACGACGGATCGGGATCAGACGACGGACCAAGACCGGACGGGAGACGAAGAAATCCGGGCCGAATCCGCCTCGGACGAGCCGTCGCTTACTCCGAGGGAGTACGTCGTTCGCGTCCACGAACTCGTGTATCGGGACCCCGCTGCGGCCGGCGACAGGATCGGCGACCTGCTCGTTCTGGCGTCGGAGGGCGACACCGACGTCCGACAGATGGCCGGCGAGACGCTGGCGTGGCTCGGCGAGCGCCGCTCCCGCGAGTTCGAGGTGTGGGCCGACGATCTCGCGGCGTTCGCGGAAACACAGGACCCGGAACTCGCGTTCTTCGGGATCCGGGCGCTCGCGCAACTCGGCTCCGACCACGAGGAGGCGGCGGCAAAGGGGCTAAAACCGGCGGTTCGCCGGCTGGGTTCCGATCACGAGGACCTGCAGGCGGCGTCGCTTGCGCTCGTCGCGGAGGTCGGCCCCGCGAGGGCGGACGCGATCGGCGACGCCGACCGACCGATCGCGGCGTCGCTTCGGGCCAACTCCGAACGGATCCGAACCGGCGCCGCGATCGCGGCCGGAAACCTGCTTGCAGAATCGCCCCAGCGGTTCCCCCGGACGTCGATGGCGCTCGTGGAGGCCCTCTCGGATCCCGACGACGACGTCAGGACGTACGCCCACGTGGCGCTTGTCGCCTTCGCCAGGGAACATCCGTCGGTGGTCCCCGAAAAGGAAACCGCGCTGTCGGCGCTGGACGCGACCGACGACGCGGATCTCGGACTCAAAGACGGCGCCGTCGCCGAGGCGGAGAACGCGTTGCTCCGCGAACTGGCCGGCTACCGGTGA